In Helianthus annuus cultivar XRQ/B chromosome 3, HanXRQr2.0-SUNRISE, whole genome shotgun sequence, a single window of DNA contains:
- the LOC110927470 gene encoding putative transcription factor bHLH041 isoform X2, with protein sequence MDSIFNLEETRRSSLLQQIIESFGFAYVCLWSHFPQHSNCLIFIDGVYKEENNQTSSSSGSLALRSFLDYQKSMFLVDNYSRRVPGFAFMHNRTYMECKGFELSKMASNAAQLQFYQTAIFMGCDNGEIELGMSKDSSQINFEIELKKSFPGDFPQEVLGQSLDQTRPSSSSSSLRSLSMENSADYPPFLFNMLQTTSNMAEIYGFKEPYLEQQAPNQTPSSSTMRSPEDALQQTLNQIRTNQKIPSREHEEEAMTRAILAAISSSSPASSSSSHQRRPPRVASAFKRYRSHLGPTNQVQNRQSLTRRSLSFFRNLNEARAQQDYRMAQTTRPTTNQLHHMMSERKRREKLNESFQALRSVLPPGSKKDKASVLSNIKEYIGSLKSQVEELKKRNKILEAEQPGNDMPKQDSSGFSGERLIIRITDVEESTSESQVVDVEVNVRGALILGDLVVRILEFMKQVENVTVMSIDARTQLSETTQTIANRVVLRLRIQGSEWDRSNFQEAMKRVLDDLAQ encoded by the exons ATGGACTCCATTTTCAATCTTGAAGAAACCAGAAGATCCAGTTTGCTTCAACAAATCATCGAATCGTTCGGTTTCGCTTATGTTTGCCTTTGGTCTCACTTTCCACAACATTCCAA TTGCTTGATCTTCATTGATGGAGTTTACAAAGAAGAAAACAATCAAACAAGCTCATCATCTGGAAGTCTTGCCTTGAGGTCTTTTCTTGACTACCAAAAGTCAATGTTCTTGGTTGATAATTACAGTAG AAGAGTTCCAGGGTTTGCATTTATGCACAATCGAACGTATATGGAGTGTAAAGGATTCGAGCTTTCGAAAATGGCATCAAATGCAGCACAGCTACAATTTTATCAA ACTGCAATTTTTATGGGGTGTGATAATGGGGAGATTGAGCTTGGCATGTCCAAGGACTCTTCACAA ATTAACTTTGAAATTGAGTTAAAGAAGTCGTTTCCTGGTGATTTCCCACAAGAAGTGCTTGGTCAATCACTTGATCAAACTCGACCTTCGTCTTCTTCATCGTCTTTAAGATCATTATCGATGGAAAATAGCGCGGATTACCCGCCTTTTCTCTTCAACATGCTTCAAACAACTTCTAATATGGCCGAAATATATGGTTTCAAAGAACCATATTTGGAGCAACAAGCACCAAATCAAACACCATCTTCTTCAACAATGAGATCACCAGAAGATGCTCTCCAACAAACTCTAAATCAAATTAGAACTAATCAAAAGATACCTTCAAGAGAACATGAAGAAGAGGCAATGACACGAGCAATTCTTGCAGctatttcttcttcttctcctgcttcttcctcttcttcgCATCAGCGTCGACCTCCTCGAGTTGCTAGTGCTTTTAAGAGATACCGGTCACATTTAGGACCTACAAATCAAGTTCAAAATCGACAAAGTCTCACCAGAAGATCGCTTTCATTTTTTAGAAATTTAAATGAGGCTCGAGCCCAACAAGATTATCGAATGGCCCAAACAACACGACCAACAACCAATCAACTTCATCACATGATGTCGGAGAGAAAAAGACGAGAAAAACTTAATGAAAGCTTTCAAGCTTTGAGATCAGTTCTTCCTCCGGGATCCAAG AAGGATAAGGCATCGGTGTTATCGAACATAAAGGAGTACATAGGTTCTTTAAAGTCTCAAGTTGAGGAGCTTAAAAAAAGAAACAAGATTTTGGAGGCTGAGCAACCAGGGAACGATATGCCTAAGCAAGATTCTAGTGGCTTTTCTGGTGAGAGACTAATCATCAGAATCACAGATGTCGAAGAATCGACTTCAGAATCGCAAGTTGTGGACGTGGAAGTGAATGTAAGAGGGGCTTTGATACTCGGGGATTTGGTTGTTCGAATATTGGAGTTCATGAAACAGGTTGAGAATGTTACTGTAATGTCAATAGATGCTCGGACACAACTATCAGAGACGACGCAAACTATCGCGAATCGAGTGGTTTTGAGATTGCGAATTCAg GGAAGTGAATGGGACAGATCAAACTTCCAAGAAGCAATGAAGAGGGTCCTTGATGACCTAGCACAATGA
- the LOC110927470 gene encoding putative transcription factor bHLH041 isoform X1 produces MDSIFNLEETRRSSLLQQIIESFGFAYVCLWSHFPQHSNCLIFIDGVYKEENNQTSSSSGSLALRSFLDYQKSMFLVDNYSRRVPGFAFMHNRTYMECKGFELSKMASNAAQLQFYQEARIKTAIFMGCDNGEIELGMSKDSSQINFEIELKKSFPGDFPQEVLGQSLDQTRPSSSSSSLRSLSMENSADYPPFLFNMLQTTSNMAEIYGFKEPYLEQQAPNQTPSSSTMRSPEDALQQTLNQIRTNQKIPSREHEEEAMTRAILAAISSSSPASSSSSHQRRPPRVASAFKRYRSHLGPTNQVQNRQSLTRRSLSFFRNLNEARAQQDYRMAQTTRPTTNQLHHMMSERKRREKLNESFQALRSVLPPGSKKDKASVLSNIKEYIGSLKSQVEELKKRNKILEAEQPGNDMPKQDSSGFSGERLIIRITDVEESTSESQVVDVEVNVRGALILGDLVVRILEFMKQVENVTVMSIDARTQLSETTQTIANRVVLRLRIQGSEWDRSNFQEAMKRVLDDLAQ; encoded by the exons ATGGACTCCATTTTCAATCTTGAAGAAACCAGAAGATCCAGTTTGCTTCAACAAATCATCGAATCGTTCGGTTTCGCTTATGTTTGCCTTTGGTCTCACTTTCCACAACATTCCAA TTGCTTGATCTTCATTGATGGAGTTTACAAAGAAGAAAACAATCAAACAAGCTCATCATCTGGAAGTCTTGCCTTGAGGTCTTTTCTTGACTACCAAAAGTCAATGTTCTTGGTTGATAATTACAGTAG AAGAGTTCCAGGGTTTGCATTTATGCACAATCGAACGTATATGGAGTGTAAAGGATTCGAGCTTTCGAAAATGGCATCAAATGCAGCACAGCTACAATTTTATCAA GAAGCAAGGATTAAG ACTGCAATTTTTATGGGGTGTGATAATGGGGAGATTGAGCTTGGCATGTCCAAGGACTCTTCACAA ATTAACTTTGAAATTGAGTTAAAGAAGTCGTTTCCTGGTGATTTCCCACAAGAAGTGCTTGGTCAATCACTTGATCAAACTCGACCTTCGTCTTCTTCATCGTCTTTAAGATCATTATCGATGGAAAATAGCGCGGATTACCCGCCTTTTCTCTTCAACATGCTTCAAACAACTTCTAATATGGCCGAAATATATGGTTTCAAAGAACCATATTTGGAGCAACAAGCACCAAATCAAACACCATCTTCTTCAACAATGAGATCACCAGAAGATGCTCTCCAACAAACTCTAAATCAAATTAGAACTAATCAAAAGATACCTTCAAGAGAACATGAAGAAGAGGCAATGACACGAGCAATTCTTGCAGctatttcttcttcttctcctgcttcttcctcttcttcgCATCAGCGTCGACCTCCTCGAGTTGCTAGTGCTTTTAAGAGATACCGGTCACATTTAGGACCTACAAATCAAGTTCAAAATCGACAAAGTCTCACCAGAAGATCGCTTTCATTTTTTAGAAATTTAAATGAGGCTCGAGCCCAACAAGATTATCGAATGGCCCAAACAACACGACCAACAACCAATCAACTTCATCACATGATGTCGGAGAGAAAAAGACGAGAAAAACTTAATGAAAGCTTTCAAGCTTTGAGATCAGTTCTTCCTCCGGGATCCAAG AAGGATAAGGCATCGGTGTTATCGAACATAAAGGAGTACATAGGTTCTTTAAAGTCTCAAGTTGAGGAGCTTAAAAAAAGAAACAAGATTTTGGAGGCTGAGCAACCAGGGAACGATATGCCTAAGCAAGATTCTAGTGGCTTTTCTGGTGAGAGACTAATCATCAGAATCACAGATGTCGAAGAATCGACTTCAGAATCGCAAGTTGTGGACGTGGAAGTGAATGTAAGAGGGGCTTTGATACTCGGGGATTTGGTTGTTCGAATATTGGAGTTCATGAAACAGGTTGAGAATGTTACTGTAATGTCAATAGATGCTCGGACACAACTATCAGAGACGACGCAAACTATCGCGAATCGAGTGGTTTTGAGATTGCGAATTCAg GGAAGTGAATGGGACAGATCAAACTTCCAAGAAGCAATGAAGAGGGTCCTTGATGACCTAGCACAATGA